A single Ptiloglossa arizonensis isolate GNS036 chromosome 2, iyPtiAriz1_principal, whole genome shotgun sequence DNA region contains:
- the LOC143143279 gene encoding protein RER1 isoform X2, with the protein MMPDEHLVDLTRRNIFCQAIQRITQLYQRYLDLWTPHVISRWTFALLLLFVFILRICLTQGWYIVTYGLGIYDLNLFIAFLTPKIDPAMDFDDGEGPELPTRSNEEFRPFIRKLPEFKFWYSVMKSIVIAMICTMFDCFDIPVFWPILVLYFIMLFCITMKRQIKHMIKYRYLPFTHGKPKYQNHEDTSRLIPSK; encoded by the exons ATGATGCCAGATGAGCATCTGGTTGATCTAACAAGACGAAATATTTTCTGTCAAGCGATACAAAGAATAACACAG TTATATCAAAGATATTTGGACCTATGGACCCCTCATGTAATATCAAGGTGGACATTTgctctgttattattatttgtttttattcTGCGTATATGTCTTACACAA GGATGGTATATTGTCACATATGGATTAGGAATTTATGACTTGAATTTATTTATAGCATTCCTTACTCCTAAAATCGATCCTGCAATGGATTTTGATG ATGGTGAGGGACCAGAGTTACCCACAAGATCTAATGAGGAATTTAGGCCATTTATTAGGAAGTTACCTGAATTTAAATTCTGGTATTCTGTAATGAAATCTATAGTCATAGCTATGATATGCACTATGTTCGATTGCTTTGATATACCAGTTTTCTGGCCCATACTAGTTTTATACTTCATAATGCTATTTTGCATTACTATGAAACGTCAAataaag caTATGATTAAATACAGATACCTGCCCTTTACTCATGGAAAACCAAAGTACCAGAATCACGAGGATACTTCGAGGTTAATACCTTCAAAGTGA
- the LOC143143279 gene encoding protein RER1 isoform X1, which translates to MMPDEHLVDLTRRNIFCQAIQRITQLYQRYLDLWTPHVISRWTFALLLLFVFILRICLTQGWYIVTYGLGIYDLNLFIAFLTPKIDPAMDFDDGEGPELPTRSNEEFRPFIRKLPEFKFWYSVMKSIVIAMICTMFDCFDIPVFWPILVLYFIMLFCITMKRQIKHMIKYRYLPFTHGKPKYQNHEDTSRSPLREI; encoded by the exons ATGATGCCAGATGAGCATCTGGTTGATCTAACAAGACGAAATATTTTCTGTCAAGCGATACAAAGAATAACACAG TTATATCAAAGATATTTGGACCTATGGACCCCTCATGTAATATCAAGGTGGACATTTgctctgttattattatttgtttttattcTGCGTATATGTCTTACACAA GGATGGTATATTGTCACATATGGATTAGGAATTTATGACTTGAATTTATTTATAGCATTCCTTACTCCTAAAATCGATCCTGCAATGGATTTTGATG ATGGTGAGGGACCAGAGTTACCCACAAGATCTAATGAGGAATTTAGGCCATTTATTAGGAAGTTACCTGAATTTAAATTCTGGTATTCTGTAATGAAATCTATAGTCATAGCTATGATATGCACTATGTTCGATTGCTTTGATATACCAGTTTTCTGGCCCATACTAGTTTTATACTTCATAATGCTATTTTGCATTACTATGAAACGTCAAataaag caTATGATTAAATACAGATACCTGCCCTTTACTCATGGAAAACCAAAGTACCAGAATCACGAGGATACTTCGAG
- the LOC143143280 gene encoding small ubiquitin-related modifier has translation MSDNQEQKPEAGPGDANSEYIKLKVVGNDSNEIHFRVKMTTQMGKLKKSYSDRVGVPMTSLRFLFDGKRINDDETPKQLEMENDDVIEVYQEQTGGHY, from the exons aTGTCCGATAACCAG GAGCAAAAACCCGAAGCCGGCCCAGGCGACGCGAATTCCGAATACATTAAGCTTAAAGTCGTTGGAAAT gacAGCAATGAAATTCACTTTAGGGTAAAGATGACCACTCAAATGGGTAAACTCAAGAAATCGTATAGCGATCGTGTG GGTGTTCCTATGACGTCGCTCAGGTTTCTTTTTGATGGTAAAAGAATTAATGATGATGAAACACCAAAGCAG ctGGAAATGGAAAATGATGACGTTATCGAGGTATATCAAGAACAAACAGGTGGTCACTACTGA